From Leptotrichia sp. OH3620_COT-345, the proteins below share one genomic window:
- a CDS encoding ABC transporter permease — protein MNELLVFIQSLPEALKTGFIYSIMVMGVYITYKILDFPDLSVEGAFPMGGFIFAAFALSKNGFFGITNPIMGLILATIGGMFAGYVTGALHVYLNIEGLLSGIIVMTGLYSINSRIIGVSNTFIPPERSIYEIVSYNKNFVVFSIIFIILLILKGFYDYKIKENKYVIRCMIVYMGLVFILIFYVFFTKDIKLMLTVLIVFILKMILDYILTSKFGFALRALGNNEQLVVSLGVNEKRLKIFGLMLSNGFVSLSGALFAQSIKVADLQLGVGAIVIGLAAIILGLGIIKKSQAVNEVSIVILGSLLYYSIINIALLSNNWTTNLYDVLGLNDNMKNILQIKPTDVKIITAIILTGILWNEILKKVTKGKKKAKLIQRERGM, from the coding sequence ATGAATGAATTATTAGTATTTATACAGAGTCTTCCAGAGGCTCTCAAAACCGGATTTATATATTCTATAATGGTAATGGGAGTATATATAACATATAAAATTTTAGATTTCCCTGATTTGTCAGTTGAGGGAGCTTTCCCAATGGGAGGATTTATATTTGCAGCTTTTGCACTATCTAAAAATGGATTTTTTGGAATAACAAATCCCATAATGGGACTAATATTAGCAACTATCGGTGGAATGTTTGCAGGCTATGTAACAGGAGCATTACATGTATATTTGAATATTGAAGGATTATTATCTGGGATAATAGTTATGACGGGACTTTATAGTATCAATTCAAGAATTATTGGTGTTTCAAATACTTTTATTCCTCCTGAAAGAAGTATATATGAAATAGTATCCTATAATAAAAATTTTGTTGTATTTTCAATTATTTTTATAATATTATTAATATTAAAAGGATTTTATGATTATAAAATAAAAGAAAACAAATATGTAATTAGATGTATGATAGTATATATGGGACTTGTTTTTATTTTAATATTTTATGTTTTTTTTACAAAAGATATAAAACTAATGTTAACAGTTTTAATAGTATTCATATTAAAAATGATTTTAGACTATATACTTACTTCAAAATTTGGATTTGCTCTCAGAGCATTAGGTAATAATGAACAGCTTGTAGTCAGTCTTGGTGTAAATGAAAAAAGGTTAAAAATATTTGGATTAATGCTCTCAAACGGTTTTGTTTCACTTTCAGGAGCATTGTTTGCCCAATCAATAAAAGTTGCTGATTTACAATTAGGAGTAGGGGCAATAGTAATAGGTCTTGCAGCAATAATATTGGGATTAGGAATAATAAAGAAATCTCAAGCAGTAAACGAAGTTTCAATAGTTATTTTAGGTTCTCTTTTATATTATTCTATAATAAATATTGCACTATTATCAAATAACTGGACTACAAACTTGTATGATGTATTAGGATTAAATGATAATATGAAAAATATATTACAAATAAAGCCGACAGATGTAAAAATAATTACAGCTATTATCCTAACTGGGATTTTATGGAATGAAATCTTGAAGAAAGTTACTAAAGGTAAAAAGAAAGCAAAACTAATTCAAAGAGAAAGAGGGATGTAA
- a CDS encoding ABC transporter ATP-binding protein, which translates to MIEIKNLYKTFFSELGTEKQVFKDLSLKIDDGDFITIIGSNGAGKSTLLNVLNGQVSPDSGMIIINGKNITNIEKHKRAQWISQVYQNPTQGTAPSMTVLENLSMAKNKGGKFNFTFGLDIKNINFYKEQLKSIGLGLEKQLFSEVGLLSGGQRQCLSLIMATLNRPEILLLDEHTAALDPQTSEIILEKTKELVEKNNITSLMITHNMQDAISYGNRLIMLHAGEVIFDITGKEKKNLTVEKLLEMFKSKEANLSDRDIF; encoded by the coding sequence ATGATAGAAATAAAGAATTTATATAAAACTTTCTTTTCAGAATTAGGAACTGAAAAACAAGTATTCAAAGATTTGAGTTTGAAAATAGATGATGGTGATTTTATAACAATTATAGGAAGTAATGGTGCTGGGAAATCAACATTATTAAATGTATTAAACGGTCAAGTTAGTCCTGATAGTGGGATGATTATTATAAATGGTAAAAATATTACTAATATTGAAAAACATAAAAGAGCTCAATGGATTTCCCAAGTATACCAGAATCCTACCCAGGGGACCGCTCCTTCAATGACAGTTTTAGAAAATCTTTCTATGGCTAAAAATAAAGGAGGAAAATTTAATTTTACTTTTGGATTGGATATAAAAAATATTAATTTTTATAAAGAACAATTAAAAAGTATAGGATTGGGGCTCGAAAAGCAGCTTTTTTCAGAAGTAGGATTACTTTCTGGGGGACAAAGACAATGTTTATCTTTGATAATGGCAACATTAAATCGTCCTGAAATACTGTTACTTGATGAACATACTGCTGCTCTTGATCCACAAACATCGGAAATAATTCTTGAAAAAACAAAAGAACTTGTTGAAAAAAATAATATAACAAGTTTAATGATTACACATAATATGCAAGATGCAATAAGCTATGGGAATAGATTGATAATGCTTCATGCAGGAGAAGTAATTTTTGATATTACGGGAAAAGAGAAAAAAAATCTGACAGTAGAAAAACTGCTTGAAATGTTTAAGTCTAAAGAAGCGAATTTATCTGACAGAGATATATTTTAG